The genomic stretch TATCTGTTGGAACTTCAAAATCAAACTTATTAAAAGCTCGGAAGAATTTGCGAAAAATTTTGGACAAGACTTATGCCGAAAAAGTTTAACAATATGGACAACGAAGAGTTTGACAAACTCTTTCGACAATCTGCAGAAGATTTTACTCCGCCTTCCGCTCCCGAAGGTGCATGGGACAATTTTTATGAAAATAAATTATCGGACAAAAAGAAAAAGAAAGGATGGCTACTGACAAATATTGAAAGGTTGTTATCGCCATTTATAGTACCTAAATTATCGTGGCAGTTTGCTACCACAGGCGTACTCATTATCGTCGCAGGTATCTGGTTGTCAATGAATAATACAACAAATCTGCATCAAGCTGTTCAAACACAAAAAATCATTGCCGAAGGTCCAAAACAGCAACTTCAAATTGAACAAGACAACGACACAGGAGTTTTAAATGAAAATGATGACCATTCCAATATAGTTGCCGAAAATGGTATATACACAGCAAAGCGAAATAACAAAAGTTCTTCACAAGAAATTTTCCGTCAGGTATCAATTGTTCCAAATACAAATAAAAACAGCAATATCATATATAATCTTCCCGAAAAATCCGGGCTGATTAAGATGAACACCGACATATATAATAATGTAATATCCGGCAGAAAAAATTCAATTGACAGTATTAATACAAGAAGATACGTTCTTGACAATAATCCAAATAAAACTATAAATAAACAGCCTGCACAACAACCGGATTTAAAAGGTTTTTTTGCAGTAGATGATGATGAAAACACCAAAAATCACAATGATGCGAGATGGCAGGTAGGCGTTGTTGGCGGCTCTAATGTAAGCGTTATACACGGCAATGTTTCGGGCAATCCCGGATTGAATACCGGCGTTATGGTTCAACGCCGGATTAATGAATCTCGTTTGTCGGTAGAAGCCGGTATTGTAAGGGAATCTATGGCTTATGATGTGGACAATGCAGATTTTCATCCAAACGGGAAAACTATTTCGTCTGAAGTCTCGAATATCAATGGGACCTGCACCATGGTTGATGTCCCTGTGAATATCCGTTACGATGTAGTTCATACAAAAAAGAGCAATGCTTTCGTAAGCACAGGTGTTTCTACGACGTGGATGGCAAATCAAAATTATACATATCAATATACAGCAGATAATGGCAACACAACACAAGTAAGCAGAGACGTGAGCGGACAAGGCAAAAACGTATATGCGGTTACTAATGTTTCAATAGGTTTTGAACAACATTTTAAGAATACTTCCGTGCAGGTAGCTCCTTACGTAAAAATTCCTTTGGGCGGCATAGGATATGGTAATATGAATTTGGGAAGTGTAGGCGCACAAATTTCTATTAAGAAAAGTTTCTAATTCAATAATAAAACACATTCGGTTAGCAGCATTTAAATAATCATTTTTAAATCACATTTTATGAAACGAAAAAAAGCGATTTTTTCCGTAGTGGCAATTCTTTGCGCTATCGGGATTGCAGGCGGCATTTGGGGCTGGATGGCTTATCACAAAGCAAGACCCACGCTCGATTCCGTTAAAGCAGATGTACAAATCAATGCAGCGAAATTGTACAACGACTTTAGTACAAATGAACAAAACGCCGATAAACTTTATCTGAATAAAGTCGTGGAAGTCAGCGGTGTCGTGGCTTCCGTGCAACAGGACAGCAGTTCCGCATCGGTACAATTAACGGCAGGCGACGGCGCCATGGGCGGCATCAACTGCGATATGCGAAGTACAGAAAACCTGCCGAAAAAAGGCGACAGCGTACACATCAAAGGCAGATGCACAGGCTATTTGATGGATGTGAGTCTTGTAGATGCAGTCAATATTTCTAAATAAATAATGAACATAAAAAAATAAATACATGAAAAGAAAAATTCTTGCTTCCGGTAGTGTTTTCAGTTTGATTATTCTCGGAAGTGCAGTTTTAAACAGCTGTTCCAAAGCCAATGAAACTGCACTTCAACAATCAGGTGGCATTACGTGCGATACTGTAAATATGAAGTACCAGGCAGATGTGCTTCCGATACTTACCGCCGAATGTTACAGTTGCCACAGCTCGCAAACATATTTATCGTCCGGGTCAAATCTCAATCTGGAAGATTTCGGCATTCTTAAATCAGAAGCGGATAACGGCGATTTGCTGAACGCCATCAAACATACCGGCAACGTTACGCCAATGCCATTAAATCTTCCACAACTTTCCGACTGTGAAATCAATACAATAACAGATTGGATTAATAACGGCAGTAAAAACAATTAACCAAGTCATTCAATTAAAAAAAACAGAAAGATGAAAAAAATAATCTTATGCTTACTTATCATTCCCGTAAGCTATACGCTAAAAGCACAAAAGTTTTTTACACGAAACGGAGAAGTAAGTTTTTATTCAAAAGCGCCTGCGGAAACCATTCAGGCAGAGAACAAGCAAGTACTTGCCATCATTGATGTATCTACAAAACAAGTTGCCTTTAATCTTTTGACAAAAGGATTTTTGTTTCAAAAACAATTGATGCAAGACCACTTCAACGAAGAAGTAATAGAAAGTGATAAATACCCGAAAGCAAGTTTCACGGGAAAAATTACCGATGCTGTTGATTTAACCAAAGCCGGCAAATACCACGTACACATTACGGGACAACTGACCATGCACGGCGTAGCGAAACCCGTAACAACAGAAGCCGATATTGAAGTTGCTTCGGGCGAATTAAAAGCAACCTCTTCCTTCAAGGTTGCTTATGAAGATTATAAAATCACAATGCCTTCTTTGCTGAAAAATAATGTGGCTAAAACAATAGCCATTTCGGTAAACATCGATTGTAAACCCATGAATAAATAAAATAAAAACAATGATTAAGAAACTTAGCATATTCATATTATCGGCAATTGCATTGGTGCATCATTCTTATGCGCAAGATACAACAAGCAACAACCTGATGAGCCTGTTAAACGATTCCATTTCATCTCAGGAAGCGGCGGACAATAAAGTTACTTCTATATTTAAAGGCACACAAATAGTGGATCTTCCAACCGTGGAGCAACCCGGCAAAAGAAACCTGCAAGTATTGATTATGCACCGCTTCGGTCGCCTGAATAACGGCGCATATCAATTCTTCGGGTTGGACAACGCATCTATACGTTTAGCATTGGATTACGGACTTACAGACAGGCTTGCAGTAGGCATCGGCAGGAGTTCTCTTGATAAAGTATTTGACGCTTCGTTCAAATATAAAATAGCTTATCAGCGCAAAAAGAAAATGCCTGTTGCCATCAGCTTCTACGGTTTGGCAACCACACAAACCTTGCGCTATACCGATAAGCCATACTTAAACTTCAAGTATCGTACCGCTTATACATCACAGTTGTTAATCGCTCGAAAATTTACGGAAGCGTTGTCTCTGGAAGCCGCACCTGCGTGGATACATTATAATCTTGTACCTACTCCGCAAGACAAGAACAATATTTTTGTAATGAGTGTGGGCGGCAGAATGAAAATCACGAAAAGAATGAGCATCGATGCAGAATATAATTATCTGCCCAATAACTCTTTGCCGTCCGAAGGGGTACATTCTTCATTAAGCGCCGCCCTTGAAATTGAAACGGGCGGGCACGTATTCCAGTTTGTATTCAGCAATGCACAGGGAATGATAGGACCTTATTACCTCACACAATCAACAGGCACCTGGGGCAAAGGCGATATTTATTTTGGATTCAATATATCGCGCGCATTCGGCTGGAGCAAGCATGGTAAGAAGAAAAAGGGCTAAGTAATTAAAGGACTTGTGTAATCTTATTTTGATAAAACAGAATGCAGATAATTATCATTAAGATTTATCTGCTTTTTTCATTTTTTACATCTGTAGTATCATACAGTTTTCAATCTACCCTCATCAATAAAATATCGTAGTCTTCTTCTCTATTTTATTATAAAAAATTTTAGCCTGCGGCAACCGATTTAACAGTCTTACTGTTCATAAGAGTATAGAAAATAAAATCAATTAAAATTTTAAAAAATGAAGACAAAAACAGTTTCACGATTACTTGCCGGCGTATTCATACTCGGCTTGTCAGCCTGTTCCAAAAGCAACAGCTCTACAACATCGGACAACACGGATAAAAGCAGCACGATACAGCTTTCTTCCAATGCAACCTTTGGCAATATCATTACCGATGGAAATGGTATGACATTGTATTTCTTTTCGATCGATGCAACCGGACAGTCCGGCTGTTCCGGCGATTGCACCGTGGCATGGCCTACCTATTATGCCGCAACACCTACAATCGGAGACGGACTGAACAGTTCGGACTTTGGCACTATCACTCGTCCCGATGGCAGTAAACAAACAACTTACAAAGGATGGCCGCTCTATTATTATATGGGCGATACTAAAGCCGGCGATGTTACGGGAGATGCCGTAAATAATGTATGGTTTGTAGCAAAGCCGGATTATACGGTTATGCTTGCCAATGAACAATTGGTAGGCAATGACGGAAAAAATTATACCGGCGATTATCAGGAAGGAACAGGCGTTACGCAATATATTACAGACGCCGTAGGCAATACTTTATATTCATTTACGCCCGACAAGTTCAATACAAATACTTTTACCAAATCTGATTTCAGCAACAATGCTGTTTGGCCTATCGACACCATCAGCACGATACAAAGCG from Arachidicoccus sp. BS20 encodes the following:
- a CDS encoding porin family protein, whose protein sequence is MPKKFNNMDNEEFDKLFRQSAEDFTPPSAPEGAWDNFYENKLSDKKKKKGWLLTNIERLLSPFIVPKLSWQFATTGVLIIVAGIWLSMNNTTNLHQAVQTQKIIAEGPKQQLQIEQDNDTGVLNENDDHSNIVAENGIYTAKRNNKSSSQEIFRQVSIVPNTNKNSNIIYNLPEKSGLIKMNTDIYNNVISGRKNSIDSINTRRYVLDNNPNKTINKQPAQQPDLKGFFAVDDDENTKNHNDARWQVGVVGGSNVSVIHGNVSGNPGLNTGVMVQRRINESRLSVEAGIVRESMAYDVDNADFHPNGKTISSEVSNINGTCTMVDVPVNIRYDVVHTKKSNAFVSTGVSTTWMANQNYTYQYTADNGNTTQVSRDVSGQGKNVYAVTNVSIGFEQHFKNTSVQVAPYVKIPLGGIGYGNMNLGSVGAQISIKKSF
- a CDS encoding OB-fold protein; translated protein: MKRKKAIFSVVAILCAIGIAGGIWGWMAYHKARPTLDSVKADVQINAAKLYNDFSTNEQNADKLYLNKVVEVSGVVASVQQDSSSASVQLTAGDGAMGGINCDMRSTENLPKKGDSVHIKGRCTGYLMDVSLVDAVNISK
- a CDS encoding YceI family protein; its protein translation is MKKIILCLLIIPVSYTLKAQKFFTRNGEVSFYSKAPAETIQAENKQVLAIIDVSTKQVAFNLLTKGFLFQKQLMQDHFNEEVIESDKYPKASFTGKITDAVDLTKAGKYHVHITGQLTMHGVAKPVTTEADIEVASGELKATSSFKVAYEDYKITMPSLLKNNVAKTIAISVNIDCKPMNK
- a CDS encoding DUF5777 family beta-barrel protein, whose amino-acid sequence is MIKKLSIFILSAIALVHHSYAQDTTSNNLMSLLNDSISSQEAADNKVTSIFKGTQIVDLPTVEQPGKRNLQVLIMHRFGRLNNGAYQFFGLDNASIRLALDYGLTDRLAVGIGRSSLDKVFDASFKYKIAYQRKKKMPVAISFYGLATTQTLRYTDKPYLNFKYRTAYTSQLLIARKFTEALSLEAAPAWIHYNLVPTPQDKNNIFVMSVGGRMKITKRMSIDAEYNYLPNNSLPSEGVHSSLSAALEIETGGHVFQFVFSNAQGMIGPYYLTQSTGTWGKGDIYFGFNISRAFGWSKHGKKKKG